The genomic DNA CCGTGTGTTAAAGGCTGGTTTCACTCacgctctctcttgctctctcggTGCTGCCAGGTGTAGAAGTTGAGCAGCTCTTTCTTGGCTCTCCTCCGACGCTCCGCCTCCACGGCTCTCAGATTGGCCGCCTCGGTTCGGGGGAGGGCCGGGCGACGCCCCCCTCGAGTCACCTTCACCCAGCCCTCCCCGTCCGGGACCCCGTCTCCCTCCGCGAGACGAGCGgactcctgagagagagagagagagggggagagggttaatatagagacacacacagacagacacacagatagacacacacacacacacacagagacacacacactcacacacacacacacagatagacacacacacacacacacagagacacacacactcacacacacacacacacacacagacacacacacagacacacacacagacacacacacacacacagatagacacacacacacacacacacagagacacacacactcacacacacacacacacacacacacacacacacacacacacacactcctcctCGCTCCTCACCTCCGCCACTCTCTTGTCGTGAGCCTGCATGAAAGCATCAACCTCAGCCTGCAGTTCATCAGCCTGCAGAAGGGAGGCGCTGCTGTACTGTGCCACCCACCCTGCagaaacacagattcaaaaaCACACCCTGAAACTGATCTGTGAATACCTCTGCTCCTGTCAGGTCTGTGAAGAGCCTGTACACTGAAGTGAACTTCaactgagagagggggagagggagagagagagagagagagagagagtgagggggagagaaggggagaggggggagagagagggggagaaagggggagagagacagagagagagcgcagagaggaggagagacggagagaggggggagagaggagagggagaggggggagagagcgcagaggggggagagaaagaggaggagaggggaagagagggagatatacacagagagggggaagagagaggagaggggagacagaggagagagatagacagagagagacacagagagatagagacagagatagagatagacagagagacagagagcgataaagagacacaaagagagagagacaggcagaaatacacagagatacagagagagagagagagtcagacagTAGTATtactacagggctgggaatcagactcctatcccacagcagtgtgatccagtccaggtttcactgccaccagcttgatcagcccccagtgtgtctagctaacaagctcaggtgtgtcttattattaaactcctagtgaaaccaggactggatcacactgctgtgcagcgggagtctgattcccagccctgtagatagactttggttgaaggaggtttgtagctgattttatagtgaagagagctacaggatattgctgggaactgtgggatatttagacagagagatcagggctgggaatcaggctcctattgcacagcagtgtgatccagtccaggctttactgctaccagcttgatcagcccccggtgtgtctagctaacaagctcaggtgtgtctgattattaaactcctagtgaaaccaggactggatcacactgctgtgcagcgggagtctgattcccagccctgtagatagactttggttgaaggaggtaaCAGGTAGCTACGATCACATTAAGACCCTCCCCCTCTCCCGTCACTCACTCTGCAGGCCTGTTTTGATTGGTTGTTTCTCCGTTGACAGAACGATGGCTTCTTTCGGTCTCAGTTTTTTGGCTGCTGTCACACTGGAGGCTTTTTTAAAAACCACGTAAGCCACGAGGAAACCCTGttcaaaaaatacaaaacattcacACTgtagacgctgagagagacttctagtggaaacgtttgccgttgaatttacactgaagacgctgagagagacttctagtggaaacgtttgccattgaatttacactgaagacgctgagagagacttctagtggaaacgtttgccgttgaatttacactgaagacgctgagagagacttctagtggaaacgtttgccattgaatttacactgaagacgctgagagagacttctagcggaaacgtttgccattgaatttacactgaagacgctgagagagacttctagtggaaacgtttgccgttgaatttacactgaagacgctgagagagacttctagtggaaacgtttgctgttGAATTGATATTTTTTCACACCTTGCTGCTCTGGGTTCTGAAGTGTTTGGATGGtgctggttctggttctggttccTCTTCTGGGCCGGGCTTCTCCTTCAGTTCTATGGACTGGATCAGACCGCAGGGGGACAGAATTCGGTACAAACATtcctgagggggaaaaaaaataaaaagtggagTTTTGAGAGACACACATAGTTATagcaaaatattttgaaaaacaaattttaacattacaggAAGGTGTGTGATCCCAGCGGGTTCGAgaaaaggggtctcgataccaggaggttcaaatcccggctcagccactgactccctctgtgtgtgtgtgtgtgtgtgtgtgtgtgtgtgtgtgtgtgtgtgtgaccctgagcgagtcgcttcaactccttgtgctccgtccttcggatgagacgtcaaacaaacgagctcctattggaagtgactctgcagcagcagcagcagcagcagttgttgatgatgcagagttcacccccctagtctctggaagtcgctctGGGAGATGAAGCCTCCGCTGAAcaactcattaataataataataataataataataataataataa from Acipenser ruthenus unplaced genomic scaffold, fAciRut3.2 maternal haplotype, whole genome shotgun sequence includes the following:
- the LOC117432558 gene encoding ribosomal RNA-processing protein 7 homolog A, with the protein product MAPTRKQHASLGFEIPSGFTAIPVKFQLTSKSHHYLYVKEHRVRSENNTKRPLDRTLFVLNIPPYCPEECLYRILSPCGLIQSIELKEKPGPEEEPEPEPAPSKHFRTQSSKGFLVAYVVFKKASSVTAAKKLRPKEAIVLSTEKQPIKTGLQRWVAQYSSASLLQADELQAEVDAFMQAHDKRVAEESARLAEGDGVPDGEGWVKVTRGGRRPALPRTEAANLRAVEAERRRRAKKELLNFYTWQHRESKREHIAELRKKFEEDKQRIAMMREQRKFKPY